The window GGAGCCCTGGCTGCGCCCAATTCTCAGCTGCGCGGATCACGCTGCGGGCGTTCGACGCGGCGAGTTGTTCGACCGTGCCGGCTGTGTCATCGCGCCGGGCCGGCGGCTCGGGCAGCTGGTGGGTGGACGTCCGCCGGGCGTCACCACCCGGCAGTGGAGTGTGGCCACCCGGGCCCGGTTCGATTTCGTGGTCTGTGGCGCCGACGACTACCGTCCGGTCTTCGTGGTCGACTTCGTCGACCCCGCCGACCGGACCGCCGAGCAGCGACGCGACGAACGGATGACCGAGGCCGTATGTGAGGCGGTGGGCCTGGCGGTGCTGCGGGTCGAGTCGGCGGCGCTGACAGCGACCGGTCCGGGCCGGCGGGTGGTGGAGTACGTGCTCGACGCACGGACGTTCCAACAGAGCACGGCCGGGTTGCGGTCCGGCGAGATCGTCGGGGAGATCAGCTACCGGGACATCGTCGGCCGGTTGCCGGACGGTCGGACCGGCCAGGTCAACGATCTGG is drawn from Micromonospora sp. Llam0 and contains these coding sequences:
- a CDS encoding DUF2726 domain-containing protein yields the protein MINDDGGREPWLRPILSCADHAAGVRRGELFDRAGCVIAPGRRLGQLVGGRPPGVTTRQWSVATRARFDFVVCGADDYRPVFVVDFVDPADRTAEQRRDERMTEAVCEAVGLAVLRVESAALTATGPGRRVVEYVLDARTFQQSTAGLRSGEIVGEISYRDIVGRLPDGRTGQVNDLGAVARVRAVEAFVSRQLSDPLLRGLHVEWKDGVAEGWAWLTAGEGGLLFERVRIWPQRLHCGIAPGRFAEDLAAAAVGERLTTLELGEPQLRKRHELAGELRALLSRRAEMSGEFAFDHVSFD